Within Sorangiineae bacterium MSr11367, the genomic segment CTGCGCGAACAGGTGCAAAAGCTCTCCGCGCAGCAGGTGGAGAACCAGGAGCTGCGCCGCCTCTTGCAGCTTCGCGAGACGACGCCGGCGGACACGGTCAGCGCGCTGGTGGTCGCCAAAGATTTCACCGAGTTTTTCCGGGTGACGCGTGTGGTGCTCGACCGCGGCTCACGCGACATCCGCGTGCATCAACCGGTCATCTCGCCCGACGGGGTCGTGGGCGCCGTGGTTCGCGTCAATGGCGACGAAGTCGACGTGCAGCTCTCCGTGGATGCCGCCTTCGGCATCGACGTGGAGGACGAGCGCACCCACGCACGCGGGTTCGTGCGCGGCACGGGCGACCCCGCGCGCTACGCGTGCAAAGTCGAGATGGTCGACGCACGCGACGAAGTGCAAGTGGGCGACCTCATGGTCACCAGCGGCAAGGGCAAGTGGTTTCCCCGCGGCATCCCGGTGGCGAAGGTCACCAAGGTCGTCAAACGCGAGCTCGGCCGCGATCAAGAGGTGGAGGCTTCCCCCACGGTCAATTTCTCGCGACTGGACACCGTGCTCATCCTCGTCACGCCTCCCGCGGAGGAATCACTCGATTCGTCGCCGCGCAGTGCCTCGCAGAACACGAGGCAGAAATAGCCATGCGCAATACGGCGTTCTTCCTGGCTGGCATGCTCCTCCTCCTCGTCCAGAGCAACCTGTATCGCGTGCTCTGGTGGGTGCACGTGCCCGGGCTCGTTCCTTCGCTGGTGCTGCCGCTCATCCTCTTCATGGGCGTGCACGAGTATTCGCTCGCGCGAGGTGCGGGCGTGGCGTTCGTGCTCGGCTACGCGACCGATCTCGTGGGCATCGCGCCGGTGGGGCTCTACACCTTCACCTACGTGGCCATTTTCGTCCTGGTGCGTGCCGCCGGCGTGCGCCTCGCCGCGCAGACGGTGCTCATGCAAGTGGCCCTCGCCCTCGTCGCAACGTTGGTGCATAGCGTGATGGTGCTCGGTCTCATCGCCATCTTCGGCCGCGATGCCTACGTCCCGCGCGCGATCTACCCCATGGCGCTGCCGCACGCGCTCGCCACCGCCGCCATCGCGCCGCTCGTCTTCCGAGTCTCGCGCAGGTTGCACTCGGCCACGTCGACGGCATCGCACGTCGAAGCGAGGGGCACATGAGCGATCTTCTCGTCACACGCTCGGACGTCGGTGAGTTCCGCAGGCGCTACAAGTATTTCGTCCTGGTCGTGCTCGTCGCCTTCTTGGCGGTCATCGTGCGACTCTTCCAGCTGCAGGTGATCGACAACACGAAGTTCGCGGGCATCGCGCACGAGAACATCATCCGCCGCGTCACCCTGGCGACCACCCGCGGCGTCATCCGCGATTCGCAGGGAAAGATCCTCGCCTCGAGCCGCCCCGCCTACAACGTGTACATCGTCCCGGGCCGTGTGATGCCCAGCGCGCGCCCCATCCGGCGCGGCAGCTCCGAGGCCGACGAGCCGGATAGCTGGCCGAAAATCGCGGAGACCTTGCGCTTGAACCCGGACGAGCGCTCCCGATTCGACGAACGCATTCGCAACGCCTGCCGCACCGACGAGAACAAGTCGCCGTGCTGGCGATCCATCTTGGTGCGCGAAGACCTGTCGCGCGACATCGTCGCCGAGGTCAAGCAGCACCAAGTCGAGCTTCCCGGCGTCGAGGTGGTGAGCGCGCCCGTGCGCTACTACCCGTACAAGAACCTGGGCTCGCACGCGCTCGGCTACGTCACGGAAATCGACGCGGAGACGCTCGAGCGCTTCCGCCCCGAAGGGTACGAGTCAATGCAGCTCGCCGAGCGCCAGAAGGTCAACCCGCTCGGCTACGAGGCGGGGGATCAGTTCGGCGCCACGGGCATCGAGCGCGCCTTCGAGAGCACGTTGCGCGGGCAGCGCGGCTGGGAGAAGCGCGTCGTCGATGCGCACGGCCGCTACCGCACCGGCCCCGAGGCCGCGCGCCTCATCGACGCACCGGCGAGGCAGGAGCCCATCCCGGGGCGCGATCTGCGCGTCACCATCGACATCGAGCTGGAGCAGGGCATCGAGAAGGCCATGCGCGCGCAGCTGGCCGGTGCGGCGGTCGTCATCGACGTGCGCACGGGCAGGCTGCTCGGCTTGTACTCGAAGCCCGACTTCGACCCGAACGACCTCTCCGGCGGTGGCGGCAAGGAACGTTTCCGCGAGACGATGCGCAAACTGCGCGACGATCCGCTGCGCCCCATGCTCGACAAGGCGATGAGCGGTGCGTTCCAACCAGGTTCGACCTTCAAGCCGTTCTCGGCACTCGCAGGCCTCGAGGACAAGACGGTCAACCCGGACGAGCGCGAGCGTTGCGACGGCTACCTCTACTTCGGGCGCCGCGTCTTTCACTGCAAGCACGTGCACGGGCGCGTGAACATGCGCGAGGCCATCGGCGAGTCGTGCAACATCTACTTCTTCAAGCTCGCCCAGGCCGTCGGTATGGACCGCATGGCCAACATCGCCCACGAGTTCGGCCTGGGCGTGCGCACCGGCATCGGCGTCAATCCGGAGGCCTCGGGGCGCATTCCTACGCGCTCGTGGTACGCGCTGCGCTACCGCGGGCAGTACCGTATCGGCTTCGCGTTGAACACCGCCATCGGGCAGGGTGACACCGCCGTCACGCCGCTGCAGCTCGGGCTCGCGTACGCGGCGCTGGCCAACGGCGGTACGCTGTACCTGCCCCAGATCGTGCGCACGGTGGAGGCGAGCGACGGCTCCGTGGAGCAAGATTTCCCGCCGCGCGTGCGCCAAAAGGTGAAGATCGCACCGGAGAACCTGCAGCGCGTGACCGACTCGCTCTGGTCCGTGGTGAACGACCCCAAGGGCACGGCGTACGCCGTGCGCGACGACTTTCTCGAGGTCTCCGGCAAGACGGGCACCGCACAGAACGAAGTGCGCAAGCCGCCGGAAGACGATCCGAAGCGCGCTTGGTACTACCAGAAGGACCACGCGTGGTTCGTCTCGTACTACCCGTCGCGCGCGCCGGAAATCGCGGTGGTCGTGCTCGTCGAGCACGGCGGCGCAGGTCCGACCATCGCCGCGCCGATCGCGATCAACATCATCCGCGACTACGCACGCATCAGCGCCGCACGTGCGGGCCGTCCGCCGCCGCGCACCTCGAAGAGCACGAACACGCCGGCCGCCGGTGCCCACGGCAACGCCGCCGCAGCGCCCAAGCCTGCGGAGCCTCCCCCGCCGCCGCCCCCTGCCCCGGCACCGGTCACGACGGATCCTTCGATGCTGGAAGATCCCGCCACGCCCACGGAGCCTCCGGCACCATGATCGGCCGGATGCTCACGCGTCCGCGCGATCATTTCGACTGGACGCTCTTTCTCATCATCAGCGGCCTCGGCGTCATCGGCGTCGTCAACCTGTACTCCGCGACGAGCGTCGCCAAAGCGTCCCTGTCCGATCTGTACATCCAGCAGGTCTACTGGTTCGTGGGCGGGGGCATCCTCGCCACCGCCATCGCGGTCATCGACTACCGGCACTACGAGCGCTTTGGGTATGCGCTGTACGCCTTCGGCATCGTCCTGCTCTTGCTCGTGTTCGTGCTGGGGCGCGACATCCGCGGCTCGTCACGGTGGATCTACTTTGGCTCGTTCGGCTTTCAGCCGAGCGAGTTCATGAAGCTTTTCCTCATCATCGCCCTGGCCAAGTACCTTCACGACGACCCGAAGAGCGAAGGCCGCCGCCTCACCGATCTGGTGCTTCCCGCCATGATCGCCGGCGTGCCGACGTTGCTCGTGCTCAAGCAGCCCGACCTCGGGACCGCGCTCATCCTCGGGCTCATCTTCGTCTCGATTTGCGCGCTCACCCGCATCCAGTGGAAGAGCATCGTCACCTTGGTCATCGGCGGCGCCGTGCTGCTCCCGGTGCTGTGGACGTACGTGCTCAAGGATTACCAAAAGCGGCGCATCACCGCCTTTCTCGATCCGGAGAAGAACCTGCTCGGCTCCGAATGGCAGGCGCACCATGCGCGGGTGGCCATCGGCAACGGCGGTTGGGGCGGCCAAGGCTTCATGCGCGGCACGCAGAACCAGTTCCAGTTCTTGCCCGACCAGCACTCGGACTTTCCCTTCGCCGTGTTCGCCGAGGACTGGGGATTCTTCGGCGGTCTCGTGCTCGTCTTCCTCTATGCCTTCCTGGTGATCTGGGCCATCCGCATCGCCGCCACCGCGAAGGATCGCTTTGGCGCCGTTTTGGCCATCGGTGTCGGCGCGCTCATCTTCTGGCACGCGTTCTTCAACCTCGGCATGGTCGTCGGCATCCTCCCCGTCGTCGGCGTCACCCTGCCGCTGTTCTCCTACGGCGGCTCCAGCGTGCTCACGATTCTGCTCGGCATCGGCCTGCTCATGAACGTGGCCATGCGCCGCTACGCCGTCACACCGAGCCGCCGCGGCTTCGACGACTGATCATTCCACGCGCCTGAGTTTCGACTCCAGCAGGGTCTCGTCCTCCGCCTCGGCGATGGCCGTGAAGGAGGTGCGCACCTCCGGGGCGACGCTGGCCATGGAGGCGATGCGAAGGCGTTCACGGCCGTCGGCATCGAGCACGGGCCGCAGGGCCAACGCGGCACCGATGCGCACCGTCGGCGCGACAGAACCATTTTCGACCTTGTCCCATAGCTCTTGGTGCGTCACCGCGGCGATCCGGTAGTGATCCGCCTCCGCACTGGTCAGCGCGGCAGCCGCGTGCATCCACGATTTGACGTCGCGCCCACCGCGCGCAAGCAGCGCGTGCGTCTCCCCTCGCCCGCCCCCGCGCGCCCGCGCCTGCTGCAGCGCATCGTACACACGCGCACGGACCTCCGCGGCTTGCCCGCCGCTCTCCGAGGAGGGAAAGCGAATCGAAATCGGCGCGCCCGAGCGCAGCGCAATCGTGAGCTTGCCTTTGCCCTCGACGACCTCGTCGAGGTTCGCATAGGCCACGAACCGCGGGCCGTGCCGGTCGATCAACAAGAGCCCGTCGGCGCCGATCTCGAGTCGTACGCGCATGAGGTACGGCACCACGATCGAACCGGCGATCACGAATGCGAGACCACCCAGCTGAGGAACGTCGGCCAGCGCGGGAAACGGCGACAGGGCTGCGATGATCCATCCCGCGGCCGCCATGGCAATGGTGGCCGGGGCTTCGGGGTACGCGAGGTTCGTCCCGACGAATGCAGCCGTCCTCGAGCGCTGGGGATCGGCCGTCCCCAAAGCCATCAGGATGCGGGTCGCCGACGGCGCGTCCGGCGCCTCGATGTCGATCGGCGCTCGGGCGGTCCCGCATGCGATGCGCACCCGATTCGGATCGACGGGCACCGGCCGAAAAGCCAGCACGACCGCATGCCGCGACGCCACCATGGCACCGTCGAGAAACACGCCGCGCGCATCGATGGAGAGGACGCCCTTCTTGCGGACGGGCTCCGCACTTCGAAGCACGCCGAACGTCCACGCGACGATGATGAGCGGGGCGGGCAGCAGATCCATCCACCAGACGAGCCCTGCCATCAGGGTCGACATCGAGAGCCATCGCGCCAGCGCCGGGTGCCCACCGGTCCATACCTGCATCCCATCGATGGAAGAAGAAGGACTCTCGGCCACCTCTTCGAGCGTGGGTCGCGTCCCTTGGCCGCGCAAGCCGGTCCGCGGCATCGCGCCGTTTTGACACGATGATACATTAATTATACCTTTGTATCATTCCTGACGAAAGGGGCGCTGGCCATGAGGACGCTGGGACCGGGTTCGCTCGTGTGGAAGTTTGCTGGCGATCGGCGCATCCACTTCGTCGCGGGAAGGGCGCTTTGCCTTCAGGTTGCGCACCCGACGGTGAGCGCAGGGGTCGCGCAATTTTCGGACTACCAGAAGAACCCTTACGCCCGCTTGGCACGCACGCTCGCCACGACGTACGGCATCGTCTACGGTGAAGAGCGCGCCCTCGAAGCCGCCCGCGCACTGCGCAAAATGCACGAACGCATCCGCGGGGTCGATGCGCACGGTCACGCGTGGCATGCGCTCGAACCCGGCGCATTCGCCTGGGTGCATGCGACGACGTTCGAGTCGCTCGCGTGCATGTGCCAACACTTCGCGCGCCCGCTCGACCGCCTCGAGATGGCGAAGCTCTACGACGAGTTCCGTGTGCTCGGCCACATGTATGGCGTCACCGACGACGATCTTCCGCGCCACCTCGAGGACTTCTTTTCTTACTATCGGGACATGCTCGAACGAAAACTCGAACATACCGAGACGGCCAAGGGCCTTCTCGCGTACATCAAGAGCTCCACGCCGCCACCGCCCGGCTGGCACGATCGCTGGACCCCCGCGTTCCGAACCGCGGGCGCGTTCAACCATTTCGTCACCGTCGGGCTCCTGCCGGAAGTCCTTCGCGAACGCTGGGGTCTGCACTGGAGCGCGACCGATGGCGCCGCACTGCGCATGTTCGAGGTGGCCGTGCGTGCGGGGTGGGCCCTCGTTCCCTCGCGGCATCGCTACCATCCCGCAGCCCAGGCGGCGTTCGCGCGCGCAGCCCGCACATGAAGGCCTCGGCCAAGTCGAAGGCGGCACCGCCCGTCGATGCCCAAAAAGAGGACGACGACGTAGGCGCGCGCATCCTGGACGCGGCCCGCGATCACTTCGCGCTGGTCGGGCTGCGGCGCACGAGCATGGAGGACGTGGCCAAGCGCGCGGGCATCTCCCGCATTACGGTGTACCGGCGCTTTCCGAACAAGGCCGAGCTCACGCAGGCGGTCATGCTGCGCGAAGCGCGCCTCGCCTTTGCGAAAATCGAGGACGGCCTGCACGAGGCTTCGCTGGAGGATGCGCTGGTGGAAGGCTTCGTGCGCACCTTGCAAATCGGCCGCGCGCACCCGTTGGTCACGGGCCTGCTGGCGACGGAGCCGGAGGTCATCCTTCCGTACTTCACGCTCGATGCATCCCCCATCTTGGCAACCGCCACGGCCTTCCTCGCCGACCGGCTGCGGCGGAAGACGCGCGAACTGGATCACGCGACTGCCGTCCCTCTTGCGGAGGTGCTCGTGCGCATGACCGTGTCGTTCTTGCTCACGCCGAAGGGCGCCGTGGACCTCTCGAGCGAGAAGCAGATGCGCGCGTTCGCGCGGCGCTACATCGTCAAGTGGGTGCGCGCGTGGGTTCCCGTTTCGTGACTTACTTCACGCCGTTTCGGACGATTTCGTAGAATTGCTCCAGCCCACGCTGCGGGTCGATCAGAAACTCGCTCACGTTGCGGGTGACGCTCGCGTAGTCGTCCTCGCGCAGGTTCGATGTGTCGTCGGGGTCGGAACGATTCACTTCGTTGATCGCGTCCAGAATGACGTCCAGCGGTGCCTGGAGCGGGCGGCCAGCCATCGGCGTCACCAGGTTTTGCAAGGCCATGGTGAGCACTTGGTTCGGATCCAACTCGCGTCCGCAGTTTTCCACGCCATCGCGGTCGAAGGCGCGCCCGCTCAGTCGAGCAAGAAGCGCGGTCACCGCATCCACGGCATCGGTGGTCGTCGACATGGTGCGGATGAGCGGCGCAACTCCATCGTCCGCGAGGATCTGCGGAAAGTCGACCAGGCTGGTGAGCATGGTGCTGCGCGCGTCGTTGGGCGACGCGGGATCGGTCAAGTAGAGCAAGAGTTTCTCGAGCTCGGCGCGGCCTGCGGGATCGCTGCGGATGGCGGAGAGCACGTCGATGAGCGACGCGAAGAGCGGCCCGCTGGTTGTCGCACCGAGGTTGCGCACGAGCTCCTCGCGAGCCCACGTGCACGCGCCCTCGGGACAGCGCGCCAGCCGCTGCTCGCGGAGAAGTTGCAGCACCTGCCGCACGAACACGGGGGTCACCTCATTGCGAAACGCCGACGGCGTCGCCGTGAGAAACTGGTCCACGAGCTGCGACCGCGCGCGCCGCCATGCCGCGAGCCGATCCTCGCCCGGGTGCTTCGCCCCCCACGCCGTGAACGCGTCATCGAAGCCGTTGAGCGCTTGCAAGAGCAGGTAGAGCTCCGTCACCTGCGGTGTGCGCGCGCCATCGTTGCGCAGGCCGGTCGTGCTACCGTCGCGGTTCTTGACGCCGAGCGCAGTGGCGTGGGCCGGATCGAGAAGCGCCCGCAGCCCATCGGCGAGCAGCGCCACACCGGAGACCTTCATCGTCGCGGTGCAGGCACGCGATATGGGGTCCACCTTGGTACAGCGCGCAATGCTCACCTTCTTCAAGGTCCGAAGCATGTCGCGCGCGGCGGGGAGCAGATCGCTCGGGAGCATCTCGATGAGCAGCGGCTCGTAGGAAGAACCGGGCTCCGTGCTCGGCCAATGGCGATGGAACGTCTTGATGAGCCGGACGAAGAGATCCTCGCGGTGAGCCTCGACGAAGGGCGTGACGAA encodes:
- the mreC gene encoding rod shape-determining protein MreC, giving the protein MSPALKRYRDIAIVVVLLTVPFFFLRSNMKKPENLNPLDRVILRISAPIEYGAATLARGISHVVSDYVYLVDVKADQDRLSYENARLREQVQKLSAQQVENQELRRLLQLRETTPADTVSALVVAKDFTEFFRVTRVVLDRGSRDIRVHQPVISPDGVVGAVVRVNGDEVDVQLSVDAAFGIDVEDERTHARGFVRGTGDPARYACKVEMVDARDEVQVGDLMVTSGKGKWFPRGIPVAKVTKVVKRELGRDQEVEASPTVNFSRLDTVLILVTPPAEESLDSSPRSASQNTRQK
- the mreD gene encoding rod shape-determining protein MreD, whose product is MRNTAFFLAGMLLLLVQSNLYRVLWWVHVPGLVPSLVLPLILFMGVHEYSLARGAGVAFVLGYATDLVGIAPVGLYTFTYVAIFVLVRAAGVRLAAQTVLMQVALALVATLVHSVMVLGLIAIFGRDAYVPRAIYPMALPHALATAAIAPLVFRVSRRLHSATSTASHVEARGT
- the mrdA gene encoding penicillin-binding protein 2, encoding MSDLLVTRSDVGEFRRRYKYFVLVVLVAFLAVIVRLFQLQVIDNTKFAGIAHENIIRRVTLATTRGVIRDSQGKILASSRPAYNVYIVPGRVMPSARPIRRGSSEADEPDSWPKIAETLRLNPDERSRFDERIRNACRTDENKSPCWRSILVREDLSRDIVAEVKQHQVELPGVEVVSAPVRYYPYKNLGSHALGYVTEIDAETLERFRPEGYESMQLAERQKVNPLGYEAGDQFGATGIERAFESTLRGQRGWEKRVVDAHGRYRTGPEAARLIDAPARQEPIPGRDLRVTIDIELEQGIEKAMRAQLAGAAVVIDVRTGRLLGLYSKPDFDPNDLSGGGGKERFRETMRKLRDDPLRPMLDKAMSGAFQPGSTFKPFSALAGLEDKTVNPDERERCDGYLYFGRRVFHCKHVHGRVNMREAIGESCNIYFFKLAQAVGMDRMANIAHEFGLGVRTGIGVNPEASGRIPTRSWYALRYRGQYRIGFALNTAIGQGDTAVTPLQLGLAYAALANGGTLYLPQIVRTVEASDGSVEQDFPPRVRQKVKIAPENLQRVTDSLWSVVNDPKGTAYAVRDDFLEVSGKTGTAQNEVRKPPEDDPKRAWYYQKDHAWFVSYYPSRAPEIAVVVLVEHGGAGPTIAAPIAINIIRDYARISAARAGRPPPRTSKSTNTPAAGAHGNAAAAPKPAEPPPPPPPAPAPVTTDPSMLEDPATPTEPPAP
- the rodA gene encoding rod shape-determining protein RodA codes for the protein MIGRMLTRPRDHFDWTLFLIISGLGVIGVVNLYSATSVAKASLSDLYIQQVYWFVGGGILATAIAVIDYRHYERFGYALYAFGIVLLLLVFVLGRDIRGSSRWIYFGSFGFQPSEFMKLFLIIALAKYLHDDPKSEGRRLTDLVLPAMIAGVPTLLVLKQPDLGTALILGLIFVSICALTRIQWKSIVTLVIGGAVLLPVLWTYVLKDYQKRRITAFLDPEKNLLGSEWQAHHARVAIGNGGWGGQGFMRGTQNQFQFLPDQHSDFPFAVFAEDWGFFGGLVLVFLYAFLVIWAIRIAATAKDRFGAVLAIGVGALIFWHAFFNLGMVVGILPVVGVTLPLFSYGGSSVLTILLGIGLLMNVAMRRYAVTPSRRGFDD
- a CDS encoding DUF2236 domain-containing protein, with protein sequence MRTLGPGSLVWKFAGDRRIHFVAGRALCLQVAHPTVSAGVAQFSDYQKNPYARLARTLATTYGIVYGEERALEAARALRKMHERIRGVDAHGHAWHALEPGAFAWVHATTFESLACMCQHFARPLDRLEMAKLYDEFRVLGHMYGVTDDDLPRHLEDFFSYYRDMLERKLEHTETAKGLLAYIKSSTPPPPGWHDRWTPAFRTAGAFNHFVTVGLLPEVLRERWGLHWSATDGAALRMFEVAVRAGWALVPSRHRYHPAAQAAFARAART
- a CDS encoding TetR family transcriptional regulator, which translates into the protein MKASAKSKAAPPVDAQKEDDDVGARILDAARDHFALVGLRRTSMEDVAKRAGISRITVYRRFPNKAELTQAVMLREARLAFAKIEDGLHEASLEDALVEGFVRTLQIGRAHPLVTGLLATEPEVILPYFTLDASPILATATAFLADRLRRKTRELDHATAVPLAEVLVRMTVSFLLTPKGAVDLSSEKQMRAFARRYIVKWVRAWVPVS